The genomic DNA TTCAAAAATTTTGCGCTGAATTAAAAGATGGCCATACAAATGTTTGGTTACCAAAAAATATTAGGCAACTTATTTTAAATGCTGAATTTGGTGATTATCGGTTTTATTTAAAAAATATTGATGGAAAAGCTGTGATTTCTAAAATCAATCTAAGTAAAAAAGAAGAAATCCCCATTGGTAGTGAAATCATCGAAATCAATGGCATCCCTACTCAAAAATACCTCAATATTCATGTAAAACCTTACATCGCTACTTCAACTTCTCATATCCTAGAAAACACTGCTGTTTCAGAACTGCTAAAAGCACCCATAGGCACTACTTATCTATTAAAAATTAAAAAACCTAATCAAGAAACTATTACTCTTCGCCTTTCACTAAAAAAGACTCTCGAAGAAAAAACCTACCCTCCTTCTAAGAAAAAAGCAGTAGTAGATTTCAAATGTCTAGAAAACCAAATTGCATATCTTGGACTTAACGATTTCAGCGACCCGAAAACCAGCTCTATTTTTATCAAAAAATTACCAGAAATAAGGCAAGCTAAAAAATTAATTATTGATCTAAGAAATAATTTTGGAGGGAATACAGATATCGGTACTTCTGTTTTAAAATATCTTACTTACGACAACCAACTACAAAGCTCAAAATCATCTAGTAGGTTACACATACCAACTTTTAAAGCTTGGGGACTTATTTATAACCTAAAAGCTAAAGATACTCTTCAAGGCTCTGGAGAAAACAGGAAAATGATCCGCCAAGCTTATTTGACAACTCAAAATAGCTTTTTCCATGAGTTTCCTTATGCAACGATAGAAAATCATCTTAAAAAATCAGAACGTATTGTTATCCCTATTGCCATTTTAATAGGAAATTATACTGCCTCAGCTGCAGAAGATTTTCTTATTGCAGCTAACAATCAAAAACATATAACAACCATAGGAGAACCTACATATGGGAGTACTGGGCAACCTATGCTATTTAACTTACCAGGAGGTG from Tenacibaculum maritimum NCIMB 2154 includes the following:
- a CDS encoding S41 family peptidase is translated as MKKTFTLLFFLLLGKLTAQIALPKTISNEEKIYGLSKFWSEVNYNFVYLNRIDKQRWDKHYQTLLSEVQTTENDYEYYRLLQKFCAELKDGHTNVWLPKNIRQLILNAEFGDYRFYLKNIDGKAVISKINLSKKEEIPIGSEIIEINGIPTQKYLNIHVKPYIATSTSHILENTAVSELLKAPIGTTYLLKIKKPNQETITLRLSLKKTLEEKTYPPSKKKAVVDFKCLENQIAYLGLNDFSDPKTSSIFIKKLPEIRQAKKLIIDLRNNFGGNTDIGTSVLKYLTYDNQLQSSKSSSRLHIPTFKAWGLIYNLKAKDTLQGSGENRKMIRQAYLTTQNSFFHEFPYATIENHLKKSERIVIPIAILIGNYTASAAEDFLIAANNQKHITTIGEPTYGSTGQPMLFNLPGGATARICTKKDTFPNGQEFVGFGIQPDIFVKKSYQDYLNNTDPVLQKAIQYLNKGK